The DNA sequence gggaagaatCACTCAAAATCCGGCGATTGAGGGATAAAATCGATCGACAAGtgatatggaatcaacccaaggaaaaggtatgatactaaatgataaagaatcactacaagggaagtaagattcagattaccttgttgatcgaatatctcaaagtaaaaacacttgtttgagattcgaatcacttcacaagcaagatcaatcatgtctagcttgaatgattcctTTATCCCTTATAATAAAGAATCACCCCTTTTCTACTTCAATATGGTACCGCTGAGCTAAGCCTGAGATTAGTTAGGGTTGTGTGACTTGAGTGAGAGAGTTTAGCTGGACTACCTTAAGTAGAGGATCTGTCCTATGAGAGGCTTTGATCATGTCAGTAATCAACAGAGCTTCTATACACGCTTGTATGTATAGGGGGTAGCGCCCCTAACCTTGGGCAACTCGATAGCCTGTGGGATGGGTTTGCCAACTACCTCCCATGTTTGATAAGCAGGCTAGCACTCACTATGTTGTCTCCAACTGATTTacaagagtattttttagatagCGCCTCAACTCCAGGCACTAGACACCACTGTAAAGCCTAACGTGATACAAAGTCTATGCACAACAAAGTCGACGAACCTAGATCCTAGAAATAACCAGTGATCGTTTGTTAGGTCAAATATgtgatgagagcctacaagtaggtttcTTACTcggtatatttttatatactcACTTTGTtctacttttccttttcatatcCATGAGTGCGCTGGTCGAGACGAGGGTGTGCCTAAAAGCTCAGCAATCACAGAGGATTGTCGACCCGGGAAGTTTATAGGGTCTATATGAGTTCATCGTCCAGATTTCTTTTAACACTGTGTTTCCCTACCACTTTCCCCTTTTAGATGTACATTCCATCCATGTGGGGGAAGTAGATGTCAACAAATGCTTTTACTTAGGTCATCGATTCGACTTTGTGTCGACCATTAAAGGCCCCTTTTCGTGAAGGGTTAGAGAAAtagttggttttttttttttttttttacgttgTTGTGggtcaatttttaaaatttaaccaaGTTTAGGATGACGAGTAGACTCTTGCTCCCTTGATACtcattcttgtttcttttttacagTTGAGATGAGACATCGAGTATCTTAAAAGATACCCGCACTCTACCAAATTTTTACTATGATTCATCTATTTATCGTTAAAGTTTTACTAGATTCTCATCGTAATCTAATAATACTCATTTACGACGGTTAtttaactctaaaaaaaacaagtttattGATTAGAATAcaagtaattatttaatgcactaattttaataattgggCCGTCCACTAATTTCTGTCGGCCCATAGGACAACGCTGGGCTTCATAAATGCGCCTTGTctaaaacttttctttttctttttctttttctttttttttatacttttcatCTTTATCATCAttcataattcttttattcctaacaaaaatgtaattatgGTCTAAAAAGGCAACGTTTTAAACAACTTAAgcattaacttttttttttttttttcattttactttttaaatcttaaaaaaaaaaaaaaaaaaaaacacgggTGTTCATATAACCTAATAGCCCGACCAACTCAGACTACTTAACCCAAATCATAAACGTTGGACTGAGTTCGATCttagattgagttgaatttttggaaaactGACAAATATTGGTTGGTTCGCCTACTGACATATtttttgtgatgtcccacatcgataagggaagagaacaaaacaccttctataagggtgtgaaaatctttacATGTGTTTTAAAGTCGGGAGAGAAAGTctagaaagaacaatatttgctagcgatagATCTGCGTGGTTACATTTCTTTTGGGTGGCTtatgaaagattaaaatatttgacatttgtaaccAATATTAGTGATGTATTGTAatttgtaaatgtttgatatttgtgTTTTATAAGAATTTAACTATTGACCTAAAAATAGAAGGTTTGGTTGTGAACTATATTCGAGTTGTGCATCTGAATTAACCCGAGATTTTGAATTAATCTAAAAGATTTTTCTAATGCAAGTCGGGTGAGGACGGTGGAGGGTAGTTTTGGGATTTGAGAAAGTAGAAGGAAGAATGGGAGACGATCCCAAAGCAACAAAGATGTGTATTAGTTTTCTTTCACTTAACCATTTCATTTNtttttttttttttttttttttttttttttcacttttaaaaaacatttttcaatttttatctGAATTTGGAacgttaaaaaattaaaaaaaaaaaataataaaaaaatgaatttatttataattgtaAATTGGCTTTTGACTAACATTTTGTCTTTCTGTAATTTCTAAATGAGTCTCAAAAacattcttgaaattttggtttgatttcaaaaagtcttttgttttaaaataaaattatttctaatgAATCTAAAAAGACGTGCCAAAATTGAGCCAAACTAGCTTATTATTGACTCGTTTTAGTTTATATGCTCTTTCACCCTATGAAGGTCCAAACTTAAATCATATGAGTCGGGTTTAGAATAGTTGTTCGAATTTTTTGGTAGTCAACTTGTTCAAGCACCTTTaactacaaaatttaatattacgtTGCTCACCCAACAAATTTaaagtgaaaattttaataaatatcgGAATAACTGAACTACCAAACcaatccatttaatttttagggtTCGAATTTGGGTTATTGAATTTATGGAATTCAACATTacccatgtaaattaatttcattgaatcaaaataaaaatgggtattatttcaattttttaaaatggtctATAAAAAGggacaaatttattataattaattaattaaatctctCCTAAATAGAATTTAGCATGGATTTTTGTAGCCTCCGACTTAAATTGGGTCACCTTAACGATATGTTTTTTTGAGGATACTGGGTGTTccgctttttatttttttattaacggAAAGTCTAGGTAACTTTGCAGCTCCAACAATCTAAAAAACTCCAAATCCAAATGGAATGACAAGAGCTCTCTACCAGAATACCTTGTGTCGAATTTCCAAGACTCCAGCACGTGTGTGTTTTGCatgaattataataattttagtcGGAAAAAACATGgaatgaattattaaaaaattatttttgaatatttgtttttaacaTAAAGTATGGTTAGCATGATCATGAAGTAGTGATATGTAGTGCATTATGATATggaataaaattatatgaattttattaacttatttatttattatttggtaATAACTTTGAAGGTAACTCAGAGTTGTAACCTTAGACTCCTATTTCAGGGGAACAAaaggaaacgaaacgaaaccaAAGCTTCACTTTCTCATTTCCCATGCCCTtaacatctctctctctctctatacttctctctctatctctctctatctctctctctctctatctctctctctctctctctctctatacttctctctctatctctctctctctatacttctctctctatacttctctctctctctacttctctatctctctcttcttctccctctctctccttttttctctctctcctctcctttATCTCTCTacctatctctatctctctcctcttttctctctctatgtCTCTccttatttctctctctatgtCTCTccttatttctctctctatgtCTCTccttatttctctctctatgtCTCTccttatttctctctcctttctctctctatctctctccttATTGCTCTCTCctttctatctctctctctcctctctcttcctcccttctctctttctctctcatctctttctctctctccctctNatctctctctctctatacttctctctctatacttctctctctatctctctctctctatacttctctctctatacttctctctctctctacttctctatctctctcttcttctccctctctctccttttttctctctctcctctcctttATCTCTCTacctatctctatctctctcctcttttctctctctatgtCTCTccttatttctctctctatgtCTCTccttatttctctctctatgtCTCTccttatttctctctctatgtCTCTccttatttctctctcctttctctctctatctctctccttATTGCTCTCTCctttctatctctctctctcctctctcttcctcccttctctctttctctctcatctctttctctctctccctcttctctctctcctctctttctctctctatctctctctctctctttctttctctctctctctctctctctctctctctctctcctctctatctctatctctctctcctctctatctctatctctatctctctctcctctctatctctctctcctctctatctctctctatctctctctcttcccttctcttctctctctctcacacattTTGCTTGTGATTAGGATCTCGaatctttctttatttctttgtttgtttgtttgtttcttttgatgggttctttcttctctgtttctgtGATTCCTTAACCCTTTAGTTGATGATCAGAAACGAATCCCCTTTTCCTCtctattataaaattttaaatcgaTCGATCTCAactttttccccttttatCTCCCTAAACCCTCCTCAAAACATCacaacttcttttctttcacccATTTTTACACCTCccttgcttcttcttcttcttccatacCCAAATATCCCCAAATATCCCCAAAATCCAACCTTTCATTAACGTTAATCAATGCTAATACATCaatttcatccaacaatttcAAACTAAAACCTATAACCCCTTTCAAATGCCGCCATTTTTCTCTACATCAGTTGTTTCGTACACTGGCAGTTCTTCACCGTACCCTCTCTGCCCCATCATTTCCAAATGATCTAACTCGAAAAGATCTGAACTTGCACAGCTACAGTTCTCCTCCTCgtaatcttcttcttcgccgCCGTCGTCCTCGTTGCTTTTCTGTACCAACTCTCTGTAATTTCTGCTGTTCATGTTCTTTATAACAACCTCTCTGGCTGCGGCTTCCACTTTCCTGCTCTTCTCTGTGATTTGGGATTTTGAGTCCTTTCCCTCTTGTTTTCCGCCCGGCGACCGGCCGATTTTCCAGGCTGTGGGTATCGACACAGGCATTAGACTCGAACTATCTTCTCTGCAATCTTTGTCGACGATGACGCTAATTGGGCAAAAATGAACTGATCTTTTTGCCCTGTTTCCCGATTTTTCTCTTGACGATGCAGAGCTTTTGCTTAGACACGATCTTGCGAATGAAGATGCCGACGAACAAGTCGATTCTTCCCCTGTTTTATCTTTCCTCTCTGTCGCCGGAGAGTTCTTCGACTTTCTAGTATTTAAGAGCGAGGTAATTAATCCAGCCAGTCGAACTCCCGGAGAAATTGgttgcttcattttcttcaaccCATTCGATTTCGACTTAGGAATTTCGTCGAACACTTGGCGTTCACTAATCCCATGAAACAgagtctttcttctctctgtttcCGCCGGCCTGACGCCGCTGCCGGTACGAATTGCCTTGAGTCTCGACTTGGAAAAACACGAGGATGGGATTAAGGATCTGGAAACGAACATCGATTCAGAGTCGGAGGAGGAGAGTCCGCCGGAGCTGGAATCGGAAGAACAGGAAGTCGAGGTGAAAAGCAGAGTATCGCGATCGTGGTCGAAATGATCGATAGGCGTTTTTCTGCAAGGTTCTTGTCTTCTGCAAACTTTAGCCTTTTCACCGACTTCCTTTTCCATCCATTTCTCAACCAAACGAGCTCGCCGGAGATTCGCCATTTCTTTGTCTTCAAAAACTCTGGTTTTGCTCTGTTTTATCGCCGTCGACGTTTGTCTGAAGAACTTCGTCTCTCCGGCAGGTTTTATCTCTCCGTCATCGAAGGATCGGTAAATCTCGTCGAGGAGAGAGGCGGAAAAAGATGGATTTTTGTGTTCGAACTCTTTTTCCCACTGCTTCATCGTTAAATGAACAGAGCTTCTTTGGAGAAGGAGGGGGAAAATGGCGTGCGTTGGAGAAGAAGAGGGCGGGCAGAGGGTTTTTATAGAGGGTAGTATGGCGCGTGCATAATACGCGCTATTGCCAGCTTGTCATTATTGACGTGGCAGTTGAATTCACTTTTTTTCCATGTTCCCAAAATGTCCCTCCGTATTTCGAATTTGGAGCCGTTGATTGATTCTGTCGGATGGAAGATAGGGTAAGGGGTAGTATTTGGTGTGGACATATATACAGTAGGGTTGGTACGACAACGGTAActgattaataattttattggattaaattaatattcgttaaattaaaaataaaataataataataaaggcaTCTAGAAATTTGTAGGAAGAAATTTTATATGagtcaatttattttattttttttatagaaaaattatttccattgatatttaatgaaagaaaatagataaaacaaatttggaaaaaaaattaaattaatagatGTTTGtagatattttaataaattcataagAAATATATGTAAATATTATTGTACGGTGAGaaaataggtttttttttaaaaaaaaaattaacacataaaaaaatttcatttatttgaatcgaatttaaaataagttaataACCCAACCAAAATCAGATTGAATTGAGTGAATCAGGCCActaaaatttttcattacggtaatttttttattaatatgagATCTTTTTTGTCCTATGTTTTTTCTAAATGAACACGGTAATTCTCAATGATTTAACTCTATTTATGTGTAATTAGGCGTTAATCTATTTTAACTATCTTTTACGTAATAACTCGatttatgtttatcataaatttCAGACTCATATGTAAGACTTGTTATCGGTCAAATGCAACCTCTCTACTAGACACTTTGGTGACCTAAAATAGCGCTTAGCCTAGGAATACCCATATTCCTAACTTAGCACTCCAACCCTATCATCTAGCCACTAGAGTATCGTTGCTAAAGTTCATATCTTGAACTCCTAACGGTTCCTACATTGTACTATCATACAATATGGCTTATttcacataaatatatattatgtcaAGCTAATGAGCATAAACTATAGTTTATCAACGTATATTCTAATCTCCATTCATGATTTACAATTCATATGTACTAAGCTCCTAATCATAGGATTGATATgctttacatatatataaaaagttaaagCTTGTCCAGGAGCTCGATAGGCTATTTACTTGGATCGctaattctttttctctcgtaACTTACTCTTAATATGGTAATTTCGTTACAATTTCTCTCAATTCGGCCTACATTTAATAATTGTCAAGGTTAATATATCACAATATTGATAGAATAGGTCAAAAGAAGTCTAATGGGATCAACCGTGGCTTGTCACGTGGCTACACGTGCTCATATGCGTGCCCACGCACCTGATACCCTCGATAATGCGCACTTTTTCGCGTGCGTGAAGCTCATGTGCTtcacttcttcttcaacttggGTCTCTATGTATTTTTCTCGAACTTTTGCCTTAATATCTGTTGTGTCTTCAAGCACGATTCTTCTCACTATGACCAATACTCCTTCTCGGTTTCTTCTACAAAGATGTAATTATATACTTTTCTTTACTTGAATGTCACATGTCCACCAGCTTCCACTATTGGTCATCTCCGAACTACATCTTAATGTCTCAAATTACATGAGCGGACTCCccaattaaaaacaaaatttagagagaaagagagagatagggagaatgtttgcttaatccgTATAGTaagaataaatggaaagatacctatagTTATATAGTaagaaggcaaatatctatatttgctttatatgtaacgacccagatccaccgctagtaaatattgtcctcttttagatttttattttgggctttctctcaaggctttaagaCACGTCTACTAgtagaaggtttccacacccttataaatcgtggtttgttctcttccctaaccaatgtgggacatcacaatccacctccttcgaggccagcatgcactctttccttcctccaatcgatgtgagaccgcTCCCAAATTCACTCCTTTTGGGGCCAATGTCcttacaaaatattaaatatcaaatggTTTCCCATTATAGTTACCAAGAGCACATGGTTTCCCATTACTGTTGATGAGCGAGAGGACATTGGTTATGATGGGCGTATCCTCCAGCGGCCCTATGTGCGCCGCCATGTCTCTGAGCTAAACAACACACCCAACTCTTCCTGGAACCAAATCGTAGGTGGCTTCCACTGAACCTGTGTAAACAAATGGTTCTCTTTCTGTGCTTTCAACTCTCAACCTTCTTTGAAGCTTGCAACCAACATGTAGGACCATCACCAACCCTTCCCATTTAGTGTTGTTCACAGATTTGATTCTATTTATGTGTTCAAAAAAGTGGTTAATACGAGTTGGTGTTCGAGCAAATGTGTTCGATATGGTCCAACTTTATCCAACAAGTAATATAGcatcataaaaatattcagATCTCGTTATAATGACGTATTAAAAGTAGTAATGATGGCTTTTATGTTGACCGCTCAATTAAGTccaaaaatgtttaaaaaaaaattcgatcaattcaatccaatccgTATGATTTGAGTTATACCGGTTGATTCATGAATTTCCCTGAAATTAAATTGAGTTGAATCGGACCCACTAGAATTTactgttaattttaaaatatacatttttactcattatactttattttattttataattatttttggtaatttattctccaataactttttaaaatattaaatagagttataaatggaaatatttcataaaattaaaaataattttaaaatagagttTCTTCGTGATAGTATGATATTACTCACTTttagtataagctctcgttttttgtttgggcttcccaaaaggtctcatgcCAACAGAcgtagtattcctcacttataaacccatctCCCTACCAATAGTTATATACGGTGAGCcgttgttactctcttgcttgcatatataacgtctctttcaaaatctctcttttgaaaatctctctttgccctcattttctaaaatcgaggctagaggctcgagcatacgtcgcttgacCGTAGGCGATGTAAGAACGAATTgccttagctcacttgtcgttggaaaatgagtgccgcacaatcgcaagtccgctgccatcaagagtgcgattgtaaCAAGTGTACTAAATTAACCaagtgggactcactcccaataatcctggACAAAATTAAGTtggatctaaaaaatatttaactctTCAGTCCCATCCACAAACacagagtaaaaaaaaaaaaaacaaaattaattgagTGGAGTTCGTTTGAAATCAAGGGTGGATGTCGTATCAGACGGTTATGGAGTGGGCGTAAGACCAATTAGGAACACACCCGACACATGCGATGATGAGATCTCACACGGTTACGTCGTCTGCAATCGTGCTAGTTGGTACATGCGGAAGATTGGGCAGCATTGAATTGTTGAAAGCGAAACCCGACAAACgtccaaaattaattaatatatttgttttaataatatgttgGTTAAAACTTTGGTGGTATTATCTAAAATTTCagataaatacaaaattgtatttaatgTTGAATTTTAGAAGGATAAGGTGAAATGGAATAATTGGTTATATAAGTGTGTAGTGGAAAATGGGGTTGAAAAGAGGGGAAATTTGAGATCCCAATGGGAGGGAACCTGAAGAGCCCCCCAGACATGGGGATTTGAAAAAGAAGGCGCATTTGGATCCCCCCATCCATGTGTTTTTGTGTCTTTTCAGTGTCTTGCCGCATGCCGCATGGCGCCTGTGCCACCACGTGCACTGGCATTACGCATATCATgcctctctcttcctttcatttttcttcacgTCCCTCTCTACCCATCTCTATTTTCCTTCTCATCCGTTCATCACAGctctctacaatagtatgatattgtccactttgaacatagatattcatgactttgcttctttgtactaatggagatgtatgGACATACTCTAAATTAGTCCATGTGGATGTGGATCAAGATGACAAaatgagatgcgacgttgcattgagagaccttgacCCATATGTCTTGACACCATCCTGAGTCTTCATCAGCCATCACAACTCGCTTGCTCATGCTATCGACAACGAGCTCACGTGTCGCTCATCTCATTAGGATGTCCTGAACACCACCCTCCTTCAATATCAGAAATTATTAAAGGATGAGAACCTTCTCCAACGTGTTTTAGAAATTCTAAgaggaaacccaaaagaaaagtctaaaggagataatatctactaccGGTGAGCTTGAAAAACTCGAAAGTAAAAACCCACAAAGGATATCTCCCAGTTGTGGGGTTGAAAAACTCGAAAGCGAAACTCATCAATATTCcttagttatttttatttattttggatggTTGAATTTTACTACAATCATCCAAGATTTTTCATTCGCTATCAGTCTCTTAAAAGTTAAAACCTTACTTCATTTTTATCCCGAGTGTTAATATAACCGACAATTTTAGAGTATTGAGTCTACGTTCAGTGATTGTCGAAGAGTTTCGCAGCGATACCTATACCTGTCATAATTAATAAGAATTTTGGTGACTTGGTTGAATGATGTTTGGCTTGTCAACATCTTCATCTTTAGTAACTTTGACCCATCACCAATTAATATGGGAATGGTGTGTGGGTTGTCACCATTTTAGAGACTTGAATTGGGCTACACATTTCGTCGAACACTTGGTGTGCATGTACCACAGGTTTTTCATTTCGCCCTGAGAAAGCAAAAGGACCTGAGAGATAAAACACAGCGTCGTTTTCTTGTCGCCCTCTTTGTACTTCGGATGTCGGAGTCGGTAGCGGCCATTACCCAATCACCGATATCGGATCAACCATGCTGCCGGActtatcttcaattttgtcGCCATTTTTTTCTCCCCTTCCCATCGCCTTAAATTGATgccaattttaataatttttccacgttttttttttatttttataattttcaaatattaataaaattttatttcttcatttaacttgtcgggttgttttttttttattattttaaaaaaactaatatttatttaccatac is a window from the Cucurbita pepo subsp. pepo cultivar mu-cu-16 chromosome LG07, ASM280686v2, whole genome shotgun sequence genome containing:
- the LOC111799020 gene encoding protein BIG GRAIN 1-like A — translated: MKQWEKEFEHKNPSFSASLLDEIYRSFDDGEIKPAGETKFFRQTSTAIKQSKTRVFEDKEMANLRRARLVEKWMEKEVGEKAKVCRRQEPCRKTPIDHFDHDRDTLLFTSTSCSSDSSSGGLSSSDSESMFVSRSLIPSSCFSKSRLKAIRTGSGVRPAETERRKTLFHGISERQVFDEIPKSKSNGLKKMKQPISPGVRLAGLITSLLNTRKSKNSPATERKDKTGEESTCSSASSFARSCLSKSSASSREKSGNRAKRSVHFCPISVIVDKDCREDSSSLMPVSIPTAWKIGRSPGGKQEGKDSKSQITEKSRKVEAAAREVVIKNMNSRNYRELVQKSNEDDGGEEEDYEEENCSCASSDLFELDHLEMMGQRGYGEELPVYETTDVEKNGGI